One Sphingobacteruim zhuxiongii DNA window includes the following coding sequences:
- a CDS encoding IS1096 element passenger TnpR family protein, with amino-acid sequence MAIYRFRITFEDYEDVYREIDVPSKSTFLELHQAIHTATGYDVERSSSFYVSNDQWKKGTEIAYLPNDRKKNAGVLEMDLIKMSKFIDDPHQKFYYIYNFDRPYDFHVELIKILKEEDGKSYPSLFKSVGEVPKNIMAANFPVAGAEDDDDEEFVDESAEEYGVDEEDDYDMFDDEEEGGEEEGQSEKGMSDDY; translated from the coding sequence ATGGCAATTTATAGATTTAGAATAACCTTTGAGGATTATGAGGATGTATATAGGGAGATAGATGTGCCTTCTAAAAGCACTTTCCTTGAATTACATCAAGCGATTCACACGGCTACGGGTTATGACGTAGAACGTTCAAGTTCTTTTTATGTTAGTAATGATCAATGGAAAAAAGGAACAGAGATTGCCTATTTGCCGAACGATCGTAAAAAGAATGCAGGTGTATTGGAGATGGACCTTATCAAAATGAGTAAGTTTATTGACGATCCACATCAGAAGTTTTATTATATCTATAATTTTGATCGACCGTACGATTTCCACGTAGAGTTAATCAAAATCTTAAAAGAAGAAGACGGCAAGAGTTATCCTTCACTATTCAAATCTGTTGGTGAGGTGCCTAAGAATATCATGGCGGCAAACTTTCCTGTTGCTGGAGCAGAGGATGATGACGACGAAGAGTTTGTAGATGAGTCGGCCGAAGAGTATGGCGTTGATGAGGAGGATGATTACGATATGTTCGATGATGAAGAAGAGGGTGGAGAAGAGGAAGGACAAAGCGAAAAAGGAATGAGCGACGATTACTAG
- the miaA gene encoding tRNA (adenosine(37)-N6)-dimethylallyltransferase MiaA: MQYPKSLIVVVGPTAVGKTAMAIALANHYRTAIISADSRQFYNEMSIGTAKPTAEELKQANHYFINSHSINDEYSAGDFEREALIKVSELFKSNDHVIVVGGSGLFVRALCEGLDDLPKAPDEVRAQLNESLEKDGLIALQERLRAVDPENYEFMDYDNPQRVVRALEVYEATGHPISYYQKNQKQCREFNIITIGLNTDRAMLYDRINQRVDLMMQQGLLEEVKSLAIHRNKPALLTVGYAELFDYLDGEISMEEAVARIKQNSRRYAKRQITWFKKYGNTTWFEPNQFEKVVEFIDHQVGQ, from the coding sequence ATGCAGTATCCGAAATCATTAATAGTAGTTGTAGGCCCTACAGCGGTTGGTAAAACTGCTATGGCAATTGCCTTAGCAAATCATTATCGAACAGCCATTATCTCCGCAGATTCTCGGCAGTTTTATAATGAAATGAGTATTGGAACAGCAAAACCAACAGCGGAAGAATTAAAGCAAGCAAACCATTATTTTATCAATTCGCACTCGATAAATGATGAGTATTCCGCAGGGGATTTCGAAAGAGAAGCATTGATTAAAGTTTCAGAACTATTCAAGAGTAATGATCATGTCATTGTCGTTGGAGGCTCAGGTTTGTTTGTTCGGGCACTATGTGAGGGCCTTGATGATCTTCCAAAAGCGCCTGATGAAGTTCGAGCGCAGTTGAATGAAAGCCTAGAAAAGGATGGTTTAATAGCTTTACAGGAGCGTTTACGTGCAGTGGATCCAGAGAATTATGAATTCATGGATTATGATAACCCACAGCGTGTCGTTCGAGCGCTAGAAGTATATGAAGCGACAGGACACCCCATTTCTTACTATCAGAAAAATCAAAAGCAATGCCGTGAGTTTAATATAATAACGATCGGGTTAAACACAGATCGCGCGATGTTATATGATAGAATTAATCAACGCGTTGATTTGATGATGCAGCAAGGTTTGCTGGAAGAGGTGAAATCTTTAGCCATTCATAGAAATAAACCCGCATTACTTACAGTGGGTTATGCCGAGCTGTTTGATTACCTCGATGGAGAGATTTCTATGGAAGAGGCAGTAGCTCGTATTAAACAAAACTCCCGTCGCTATGCAAAGCGTCAAATAACCTGGTTTAAGAAATACGGTAATACAACTTGGTTTGAACCCAATCAATTCGAGAAGGTTGTAGAATTTATTGATCATCAAGTCGGTCAATAG
- a CDS encoding glycoside hydrolase family 2 protein, with the protein MNIFKRLYIAAFAVVFCHLCIAQSRIEQSFNENWRFYKANNSTFFTDFENGQKYYESQSQWTKLEVWEDITLPHTYNAIDMQKDRNFFEGKAVYTKTFDIDPSAKERRTFIKFEGVGAIAKLYINDNFIGEHKGGYSMFTYEITNSVNYDKPNTITVIADNASRKDVIPTNQFLFPVYGGIYRPVHLISTNKTSFVVTDRAAPGIQIRQHDVSAKQASIEVSAKLETKEKSAQNVELWVEVRDFKGKLVQTEKQAVRINPQGVTYVKQAIKMKSPHLWDGVRDPYLYSVTAKLVAGGVELDAVKQPLGVRHIEINGGKNVLLNGKPYPMYGVCRHQDREGFGSALSFAQHKEDMLMIKEMGATTIRLAHYQQSPEIYALADTLGFLTWAEIPFVNRVSYYENDNAKQQMTELVKQNMNHPSIYIWGVHNEVYSKTADEQVPVLSRELNDIAKTLDPDRYTVAVTGYNIVDRQENLSTDVQGINHYFGWYGGKIEDLGPWAQKVQQEFPGYKIMLSEYGADGNMDIGQEELKVPDDVVSGKSFPENYQTETHIQQWAAIQKSPIIVASYLWNMFEFAVPAWNRGGVNARNLKGLVSFDRKRKKDSFFWYKANWNPEPIIYLANRRDSERTIATSKVQVFSNLKEVRLEVNGVFYTAKQGVNDKHWVVENVVLRPGQNKIVAIGKNGSNELKDEMTWNLK; encoded by the coding sequence ATGAATATTTTTAAGAGACTTTATATAGCTGCTTTTGCAGTTGTTTTCTGTCATTTATGTATAGCGCAATCTCGGATCGAACAGTCATTTAACGAGAATTGGAGATTCTATAAAGCCAATAATTCAACCTTTTTTACTGATTTCGAAAATGGTCAGAAATATTATGAAAGTCAAAGTCAATGGACAAAATTGGAGGTCTGGGAAGATATCACGCTGCCGCACACTTACAATGCTATAGACATGCAAAAGGACCGTAATTTCTTTGAAGGGAAGGCTGTTTATACCAAGACGTTTGATATAGATCCTTCTGCTAAGGAAAGACGCACATTTATCAAGTTTGAAGGAGTTGGTGCAATAGCAAAACTTTATATTAACGATAATTTTATTGGAGAACACAAAGGTGGTTATAGCATGTTCACCTATGAAATAACGAATTCTGTCAATTATGATAAACCTAATACGATTACTGTCATAGCGGACAATGCCTCAAGGAAGGATGTAATACCGACTAATCAATTTCTTTTTCCAGTTTATGGTGGGATTTATCGTCCAGTTCATTTGATATCGACCAATAAGACAAGTTTTGTTGTGACTGATCGAGCAGCGCCAGGAATTCAGATTCGTCAGCATGATGTATCAGCTAAACAAGCCAGTATTGAAGTATCGGCCAAGTTAGAAACTAAAGAGAAGTCGGCGCAGAATGTCGAGCTGTGGGTAGAAGTCAGAGATTTTAAAGGAAAGCTTGTGCAAACTGAAAAGCAAGCTGTGAGAATCAATCCACAGGGCGTTACCTACGTTAAACAAGCGATAAAAATGAAGTCTCCACACTTATGGGATGGTGTTCGAGATCCTTATCTATATTCGGTTACTGCTAAACTGGTGGCAGGAGGCGTGGAACTTGATGCTGTCAAGCAACCTTTAGGAGTAAGACATATTGAGATTAACGGAGGTAAAAATGTCCTTCTTAATGGAAAGCCGTATCCTATGTATGGCGTTTGTAGACATCAAGACAGAGAAGGTTTTGGTTCAGCTCTAAGTTTTGCGCAACATAAGGAAGATATGTTGATGATTAAAGAAATGGGTGCAACGACTATTCGTCTCGCACATTATCAACAATCTCCAGAGATTTATGCCTTAGCTGATACTTTAGGATTTTTGACTTGGGCAGAAATTCCTTTTGTAAATCGAGTTTCCTACTATGAGAACGACAATGCAAAGCAACAGATGACAGAGCTTGTTAAACAGAACATGAACCATCCGTCAATCTATATTTGGGGAGTTCACAATGAAGTTTACTCTAAAACTGCAGATGAGCAAGTACCTGTTTTGTCACGAGAACTAAATGATATCGCTAAAACACTAGATCCAGATCGTTATACTGTCGCAGTTACAGGCTACAATATTGTTGATCGGCAAGAAAACCTGTCGACCGATGTGCAGGGCATCAACCACTACTTTGGATGGTATGGAGGTAAGATTGAAGACCTCGGGCCATGGGCTCAAAAAGTACAACAAGAGTTTCCGGGGTATAAAATTATGCTATCAGAGTATGGTGCTGATGGAAATATGGATATCGGTCAGGAAGAATTGAAAGTTCCCGATGATGTTGTTTCTGGTAAATCATTCCCAGAAAACTATCAGACAGAAACTCATATTCAACAATGGGCGGCGATTCAAAAAAGTCCTATAATAGTTGCATCCTACCTTTGGAATATGTTTGAATTTGCCGTTCCTGCTTGGAATCGTGGAGGAGTCAATGCAAGAAATCTAAAGGGACTAGTAAGCTTTGATCGTAAACGAAAAAAGGACTCATTCTTCTGGTATAAAGCGAACTGGAATCCTGAACCTATCATTTATTTAGCAAATAGAAGGGATAGTGAACGTACGATAGCAACTAGTAAGGTTCAAGTTTTCTCTAATTTGAAAGAAGTTCGATTGGAAGTTAATGGTGTGTTTTATACAGCAAAACAAGGGGTTAATGATAAACACTGGGTAGTTGAAAATGTGGTGCTTCGTCCAGGGCAAAATAAGATTGTAGCAATAGGTAAGAATGGGTCGAACGAGTTGAAGGATGAAATGACTTGGAATTTAAAATAA
- a CDS encoding alpha-L-fucosidase: MMKIFRKTMLTLMGMSLAIGPLSAQWTGPKQKPTERKEIKYGPITPKHRTDANMESFRNYGLGQFIHWGLYAIPGNEWEGVSARKGAAASEWIRTWSGPDAPKNWKETYDNLYKQFNPKSFDAKAWAKQAKNMGAKYMIFTTKHHDGFALWPTQYSDYNISASPYKKDIVKEVVDAYTAEGIDVYLYFSILEWNNPDYLSKEPKSEEEKAKYNRFLQYTKNQLLELLTNYPQIKGFWFDGTWDASWKKAYEFTYNLEKELREKHPGLIIGSRFRNDEFESRHFDSNGDILGDYEQGWERKLPQSYEWLDGNDWDAVMTIPPNGWGYMKDWTGLYTKTTDDLLDMLMHSVSMNGNFVLNFGPDGQGNMHPGEDKLAKELGDWMKVNSEAVYGTRHAELPVTKLGYYTTKNNTLYLTVFNRPVNNIARIAVPKKSNSVPVSAEILGNKTTLKVVHSDIGLDLDKNTYYDVVLPKGFKSTRAFVIKMQLGEPKKNADKLMDAKM, from the coding sequence ATGATGAAGATATTTAGAAAAACGATGCTCACCTTGATGGGTATGAGCTTAGCGATCGGGCCTTTGTCCGCACAGTGGACAGGACCAAAGCAAAAGCCAACTGAACGCAAGGAAATTAAATACGGGCCGATTACTCCGAAACATCGTACTGATGCAAACATGGAATCTTTCCGTAATTATGGATTAGGACAATTTATTCACTGGGGGTTGTATGCCATCCCTGGAAATGAATGGGAGGGAGTCTCTGCTAGAAAAGGAGCCGCTGCTTCAGAATGGATTAGAACATGGTCTGGGCCTGATGCACCAAAGAATTGGAAGGAGACCTATGACAATCTGTATAAGCAGTTTAATCCGAAATCTTTTGACGCAAAGGCTTGGGCAAAGCAAGCCAAAAATATGGGTGCAAAGTATATGATCTTTACGACTAAGCATCATGACGGTTTTGCTTTATGGCCGACGCAGTATTCTGACTACAACATCTCTGCCTCTCCTTATAAAAAAGATATTGTAAAAGAGGTTGTTGACGCCTATACCGCGGAAGGAATAGATGTGTACCTCTATTTTTCTATACTTGAATGGAACAATCCTGACTATTTAAGTAAGGAGCCGAAGTCCGAAGAGGAGAAAGCTAAATACAATAGGTTTCTTCAATACACGAAGAATCAATTGTTAGAATTGTTGACAAATTACCCACAAATTAAGGGTTTTTGGTTTGACGGTACATGGGATGCTTCTTGGAAAAAAGCTTATGAATTTACTTACAACTTAGAGAAAGAATTGAGGGAGAAGCATCCAGGCTTAATCATCGGATCTAGATTCCGAAACGATGAATTCGAATCGCGTCATTTTGATAGCAATGGCGATATATTAGGCGATTATGAACAAGGTTGGGAAAGAAAACTTCCACAAAGCTATGAATGGTTGGATGGTAATGATTGGGATGCGGTCATGACAATCCCTCCAAATGGGTGGGGATATATGAAAGATTGGACTGGCTTGTATACTAAAACTACCGATGATTTATTGGATATGCTAATGCATTCTGTATCGATGAATGGAAACTTTGTGCTAAACTTTGGGCCCGATGGACAAGGGAATATGCATCCTGGCGAGGATAAACTTGCTAAAGAGTTAGGAGATTGGATGAAAGTTAACTCAGAAGCGGTATACGGCACAAGACATGCAGAACTTCCAGTTACCAAATTAGGTTATTATACAACGAAAAATAATACATTATATCTAACAGTGTTTAATCGGCCGGTGAATAATATTGCCCGCATTGCCGTTCCTAAAAAGAGCAATAGTGTTCCCGTGAGTGCGGAGATTTTAGGAAATAAAACTACGCTGAAAGTCGTTCACTCAGATATAGGATTAGACTTAGATAAAAATACTTATTACGATGTAGTGCTACCTAAAGGATTCAAAAGTACGCGAGCATTCGTGATTAAAATGCAGTTAGGGGAACCAAAAAAGAATGCAGATAAGTTAATGGACGCGAAGATGTAG
- a CDS encoding RagB/SusD family nutrient uptake outer membrane protein, whose product MKKTFKYILSGIIATTLLQSCKKDFLNLSPETELASENSLQSETEVTLYLNNLYSRYIKGHFDTWGDAKLNPTITGGSHLIAGDFMTDNMVKYGNIHSILDQTYTTPTSGTEVGWVWEDLRSIHYFLENYKNALPSVGNDSKKLDKYVGEALFFKSWDYYRKLMLFGDVPWYNATLNIDSEDLYKARDKRTLVADSLMSTINQSIVKLEGVTGRADGRINQNMALFLKARIALFEGSFRTYHSELQLKSTATPFLEACVDACEKIISSGKYELYKTGTNPYWKLFTFKNNPESDQNKEAILARVYDGVKVGHATQRYWQQNNSISGARPAGGATRNLVEEYLCIDGRPIYLSGSEGNYTANPLFKGYDGLWTEMENRDPRLKQTINYPGENRSIYNVNNDLTSITENGITYPRLSYNVGGGSSITGYLAIKHWMGDKKEHDATTSGQQTAIEFRYGEVLLMLAEAKAILGTLTQADLDRTINALRERAGFNFATYPNSRLQLANIAPDPRLDGINAQLLDYEVSPILREIRRERRVEMVLEDRRYEDLIRWKAGKFLTIPYRGMKFNSEKQKLYDGSHLQKPIIALKEQLDKDVFVDGEGFIIAYPRSPNIVQGKGLWADYRYYWPIPLFELSLDGSQLKQNPGWLGE is encoded by the coding sequence ATGAAAAAAACATTTAAATATATATTATCGGGAATAATAGCAACAACATTGCTTCAATCCTGCAAAAAAGATTTCTTGAATTTAAGTCCAGAAACAGAACTTGCTTCAGAAAACTCTTTACAATCAGAAACGGAAGTTACTCTTTATCTAAACAATCTGTATAGTCGCTATATTAAAGGTCATTTTGACACTTGGGGAGATGCGAAATTGAACCCAACGATTACCGGCGGTAGTCATCTAATAGCAGGCGACTTTATGACGGATAATATGGTGAAATATGGTAATATTCATTCAATCTTAGACCAGACTTATACGACGCCAACGAGCGGAACTGAAGTCGGTTGGGTTTGGGAGGATTTGAGATCGATTCACTACTTCCTAGAGAACTATAAAAACGCATTGCCTTCGGTAGGCAACGACTCCAAAAAGTTAGACAAGTATGTTGGTGAAGCGCTATTTTTTAAATCATGGGATTACTATAGGAAACTTATGTTATTCGGCGATGTTCCTTGGTATAATGCCACTTTGAACATTGACAGCGAGGACTTATACAAAGCTCGGGATAAAAGAACATTAGTTGCAGACTCACTAATGAGTACTATCAATCAATCGATAGTTAAGTTAGAAGGTGTAACTGGACGCGCTGACGGTCGCATTAATCAAAACATGGCTTTATTCTTAAAAGCAAGGATCGCATTATTTGAGGGCTCTTTCAGAACGTACCATAGCGAACTACAGTTAAAAAGCACTGCCACTCCTTTCTTAGAAGCATGTGTCGATGCTTGTGAAAAAATAATTAGTTCAGGTAAGTATGAACTTTATAAAACAGGCACCAATCCTTATTGGAAATTATTTACATTCAAAAATAATCCAGAGTCAGATCAGAACAAAGAAGCAATTCTAGCTCGAGTATATGATGGTGTTAAAGTAGGGCACGCCACACAACGTTATTGGCAACAGAACAATAGTATCAGTGGCGCTCGTCCAGCGGGTGGGGCAACACGTAACTTAGTTGAGGAATACTTATGTATCGATGGACGCCCAATCTATCTGTCAGGCTCCGAAGGAAACTACACCGCAAATCCGTTATTCAAAGGTTATGATGGTCTGTGGACAGAAATGGAAAACAGAGATCCTCGTTTAAAACAAACGATTAATTATCCTGGAGAGAATCGCTCTATCTACAACGTTAACAACGATTTAACGAGCATCACGGAGAATGGTATAACGTATCCTCGATTATCCTACAATGTAGGGGGAGGATCGTCTATTACTGGTTATTTAGCCATTAAACACTGGATGGGAGATAAAAAAGAACATGACGCAACGACCAGCGGACAACAAACAGCTATTGAGTTCCGCTATGGAGAAGTCTTGTTAATGCTTGCTGAAGCAAAAGCAATTCTAGGCACCTTAACGCAAGCAGATCTTGACCGCACGATAAATGCTCTAAGAGAGCGTGCAGGGTTTAATTTTGCTACTTATCCAAATAGTCGCTTACAACTAGCTAACATAGCTCCAGACCCACGTTTAGACGGAATAAACGCACAGTTGCTAGATTATGAAGTAAGTCCTATTCTAAGAGAGATCAGACGGGAACGAAGAGTCGAAATGGTTTTAGAAGATCGTCGTTATGAAGACTTAATACGCTGGAAAGCGGGTAAGTTTTTGACTATTCCTTATCGCGGCATGAAATTTAATAGTGAAAAACAAAAACTGTATGACGGCAGTCACCTACAAAAGCCGATTATCGCATTGAAGGAACAGTTGGATAAAGACGTTTTTGTTGATGGTGAGGGATTCATTATTGCCTATCCGAGAAGTCCAAATATTGTTCAAGGAAAAGGACTCTGGGCAGATTACCGATATTATTGGCCAATTCCTCTATTTGAATTATCACTGGACGGTAGTCAATTAAAACAAAATCCAGGGTGGTTAGGTGAGTAA
- a CDS encoding SusC/RagA family TonB-linked outer membrane protein, with translation MRIFFTNSKKRWIPLCCTLAFLNSHPSYAEMNHVGHSPITESLLFLDDSYYFHSQQEITGKIVDEQGKPISGATIREKNSKQTTQSGQDGTFTIKVSSISSTLIISSIGFGQKEIPANQASTITLQAEEDQIEEVVVVGFGTQKKVNLTGAISHVGKEAFENRPVANIGQALQGLVPNLNISFGNGSPNTTPGFNLRGGTSMAYNQNKREFETVNGDPLVIIDGVENTTAALNQLNPNDIQDMSFIKDASAGAIYGTKAAYGVILVRTKTGEFNQKGRISYNFDSNFDTPAALPDVLNSYEIQRASMDRTTWTNGSVNSSEENKMAMIQKYLDNPIPENAWYEESGKVIWVGNVNPFETAVKKWTPMQKHTLNFSGGGEAVNYYISTGLQNQSGMYKINTDEFKRYNALINVNAKITSWFNLFGKVSFDQTHYETPYLVGGKGNLWESMLIEPGRNINMPLTTGPNDPIPNAYTDNILSWISYGARNRSVNRRISLLASPEFIIIPSRLKVKADLAYQPQSYSLNRYSPKMAQVLESWSGLTTNQTEAQENRAYLDNNDRNNYMVNIYADYNNTWADKHNFSAILGYNQEQTTYEQITNTYRRLINPDIQNPNAVEDPTLNEATRYAETLAGRAVFGRVSYNYAEKYFLESNLRYDGNAKFTKDERFVAFPSFSAGWRISQEAFMEGLRNTVNELKLRGSWGKLGNQPGSAYPYQATLGSGRASFLLNGQQIVYINPPGLVSPHLTFEKAATWNIGLDAAFLQNKLDLTFEYYNRTTTDILTNGDAAYPNTLGANPPYVNSGTLETKGMELAIAWKETLDNGLRYRVGVNLSDYLTKVKHFAGNTSLNIENASGTEIMYSGKTIGEIWGYKSGGILQESDFNGKNPANGNWIYPGAFQGTLHPGFLRYQDIGGPEGIPDGKIDKGLNKIGKSGDRIVLGNSTPRYRFGITGNVQFKNFDLDVLIQGVIKRDVWTGNSAYWGGGAGSKWMLERSWTPERTDAEFPMYGGAPSVNDQYLINGSYLRLKQAVLGYTLPSTITEKLKIDRLRFTVSGFNLFEISEIPNVFDVDQISSAYPQKRSVAFGAQITF, from the coding sequence ATGCGAATTTTCTTTACTAATTCCAAGAAGAGGTGGATTCCTTTATGCTGTACTTTAGCATTTTTGAATTCACACCCATCTTATGCCGAGATGAATCATGTCGGTCATAGTCCCATCACGGAATCGCTATTATTTTTAGATGATTCCTATTACTTTCATTCTCAACAAGAGATTACGGGGAAAATTGTTGACGAACAGGGCAAGCCAATTTCCGGCGCCACTATCCGAGAGAAGAACAGTAAGCAGACTACTCAAAGTGGTCAGGATGGTACATTTACCATTAAGGTATCATCAATTAGTTCAACATTAATCATCAGTTCCATCGGATTTGGACAAAAGGAAATCCCTGCTAACCAAGCTTCAACCATTACTTTACAAGCAGAGGAAGATCAAATCGAGGAAGTTGTCGTCGTTGGATTTGGAACACAAAAGAAAGTGAATCTAACAGGAGCGATTTCACATGTGGGCAAGGAGGCCTTTGAAAACCGACCTGTTGCCAATATCGGACAAGCATTGCAGGGTTTAGTTCCTAACTTAAATATAAGCTTCGGAAACGGGTCTCCGAACACAACACCGGGCTTCAACCTCCGTGGAGGTACATCAATGGCCTATAATCAAAATAAAAGAGAATTTGAAACTGTAAATGGTGATCCATTAGTGATAATCGATGGCGTTGAAAACACAACAGCAGCTTTAAATCAATTGAATCCGAACGACATCCAAGACATGTCGTTCATCAAAGATGCTTCTGCAGGTGCAATCTACGGTACAAAAGCTGCTTACGGGGTTATATTAGTTCGTACGAAAACTGGTGAATTCAACCAAAAAGGTCGAATATCCTATAACTTCGACAGTAATTTTGATACGCCTGCAGCTCTACCTGATGTTTTAAATTCCTATGAAATCCAACGTGCGTCAATGGACCGAACTACATGGACCAATGGATCTGTAAACAGTTCAGAGGAAAATAAAATGGCTATGATCCAAAAGTACCTCGACAATCCGATACCTGAAAATGCATGGTACGAAGAGTCAGGTAAGGTTATCTGGGTCGGAAACGTAAATCCTTTCGAAACCGCTGTTAAGAAATGGACTCCAATGCAAAAGCATACTTTAAACTTCAGCGGTGGTGGTGAGGCCGTAAATTACTACATATCTACAGGTTTGCAAAACCAATCTGGAATGTATAAGATAAATACAGATGAATTCAAACGCTATAATGCTCTCATTAATGTCAATGCAAAAATCACAAGCTGGTTCAACTTATTTGGAAAAGTAAGTTTCGACCAGACTCACTACGAAACTCCATATTTGGTAGGCGGAAAAGGAAACCTTTGGGAGTCCATGTTGATTGAACCCGGCCGTAATATCAATATGCCTTTGACTACGGGACCAAATGACCCTATCCCGAATGCTTACACCGACAACATTCTTTCTTGGATCAGTTATGGCGCGAGAAATAGGTCGGTAAATCGACGCATCTCGTTGCTAGCCTCACCGGAATTTATCATCATTCCGAGCCGACTGAAAGTTAAGGCAGATTTGGCCTATCAGCCGCAGAGCTATAGCTTGAATCGATATAGTCCTAAAATGGCACAAGTCTTAGAATCTTGGAGCGGCTTAACAACAAACCAAACTGAGGCTCAAGAAAACCGAGCATATCTCGACAACAACGATCGGAATAATTATATGGTGAACATCTATGCGGACTACAACAATACTTGGGCCGACAAACATAACTTCTCCGCCATTCTTGGTTACAACCAAGAGCAAACTACTTATGAGCAAATCACCAACACTTATCGTAGACTAATTAATCCGGATATCCAAAATCCTAATGCTGTCGAGGATCCTACATTAAATGAGGCTACTCGATATGCAGAAACATTAGCCGGTAGAGCAGTGTTTGGTAGAGTAAGCTATAACTACGCTGAGAAATACTTCTTGGAAAGTAATTTACGCTATGATGGAAATGCAAAATTCACGAAAGATGAACGCTTCGTCGCTTTCCCTTCGTTTTCAGCAGGCTGGAGAATATCCCAAGAAGCTTTTATGGAAGGCTTACGTAACACGGTAAACGAGTTAAAACTACGAGGAAGCTGGGGTAAATTAGGAAACCAACCAGGCTCTGCATACCCTTATCAAGCAACATTAGGTTCCGGACGAGCCTCCTTTTTATTAAATGGACAACAAATTGTTTATATCAACCCTCCGGGCTTGGTGTCTCCACATTTGACTTTCGAAAAGGCAGCAACTTGGAATATTGGTTTAGATGCGGCGTTTTTGCAGAATAAACTAGACCTTACTTTTGAATACTATAACAGAACGACAACGGATATCCTAACAAATGGGGACGCTGCGTATCCTAACACCTTAGGCGCGAACCCTCCTTATGTAAACTCTGGAACGCTTGAAACTAAAGGGATGGAATTAGCTATTGCTTGGAAGGAAACCTTAGATAATGGTCTTCGTTATCGCGTTGGGGTCAATCTATCAGACTATCTTACCAAAGTGAAACATTTCGCAGGAAACACAAGCCTAAACATTGAAAATGCCTCAGGAACAGAGATAATGTACAGCGGAAAGACAATCGGAGAAATCTGGGGATATAAGAGTGGAGGAATCCTACAAGAATCGGATTTTAACGGAAAAAACCCTGCAAATGGAAACTGGATCTATCCCGGTGCTTTTCAAGGAACCTTACATCCCGGTTTCCTAAGATATCAAGATATCGGAGGTCCTGAAGGCATTCCTGATGGTAAGATTGATAAAGGTTTAAATAAAATTGGTAAATCAGGCGACAGGATTGTGTTAGGTAATTCGACACCGAGATATAGATTTGGTATTACAGGAAATGTTCAATTCAAGAATTTTGATCTAGACGTCTTAATCCAGGGAGTAATAAAGCGTGATGTTTGGACAGGAAATTCAGCATATTGGGGTGGCGGTGCTGGTTCCAAATGGATGTTAGAAAGATCTTGGACTCCAGAACGAACAGATGCAGAATTCCCAATGTATGGCGGAGCACCTTCTGTTAATGATCAGTACTTAATAAACGGCTCTTATCTAAGATTGAAACAAGCGGTATTGGGCTATACTCTTCCTAGCACAATTACCGAGAAGCTTAAAATTGATCGACTTCGTTTTACAGTGTCTGGCTTTAACCTATTTGAGATCTCGGAGATACCTAATGTTTTCGATGTGGATCAAATTTCTTCAGCTTATCCACAAAAACGTTCAGTCGCATTCGGTGCTCAGATAACCTTTTAA